The Sesamum indicum cultivar Zhongzhi No. 13 linkage group LG1, S_indicum_v1.0, whole genome shotgun sequence genome includes a window with the following:
- the LOC105155479 gene encoding FAM10 family protein At4g22670, with product MDAAKVKQLKQFIDLCKSDPSILSDPSLSFFRDYIESLGGKIPSSGGDYKAKSHVVEESDEDMDDIEEEPHPPHEEEEPEIVESDVELDESDVVEPDNDPPQKMGDPSVEVSEENRDASQEAKIQAMEALSEGKLEEAIEHLTEAITLNPTSAIMYATRASVYIKMKKPNAAIRDATAALEINPDSAKGYKSRGIARAMLGQWEEAAKDLHVASKLDYDEEINAVLKKVEPNAHKIEEHRRKYDRLRKEREDRKIERERQRRKAEAQAAYEKAKKQEESSSSRRPGGMPGGFPGGMPGGFPGGMPGGFPGGMPGGFPGGMPGGFPGSMPGGMPGNVDYSKILNDPELMAAFKDPEVMAALQDVMKNPANLAKHQSNPKVAPIIAKMMSKFAGPK from the exons ATGGACGCAGCCAAGGTGAAGCAACTGAAGCAATTTATAGACCTGTGCAAGTCCGACCCTTCCATCCTCTCCGATCCCTCCCTCTCTTTCTTTCGTGATTACATTGAGAG cCTTGGAGGCAAGATTCCGTCATCTGGGGGAGATTACAAAGCG AAGTCCCATGTGGTGGAAGAGAGTGACGAGGATATGGATGACATAGAGGAGGAGCCTCACCCACctcatgaagaagaagagcccGAGATAGTGGAGTCTGATGTTGAACTTGACGAGAGTGATGTCGTGGAGCCTgataatgatcctccacagaaG ATGGGAGACCCCTCAGTCGAGGTTAGTGAAGAAAACCGAGATGCGTCTCAGGAGGCTAAGATACAGGCCATGGAAGCACTTTCTGAAG GTAAGCTAGAAGAAGCGATTGAACATCTCACCGAAGCTATTACCCTGAACCCTACATCAGCAATTATGTATGCAACCCGAG CTAGTGTTTACATCAAAATGAAGAAACCAAATGCCGCTATTCGGGATGCCACCGCAGCTCTGGAG ATCAATCCAGATTCTGCCAAAGGATACAAATCACGTGGTATAGCACGAGCAATGCTTGGGCAATGGGAAGAGGCTGCTAAGGATCTCCACGTGGCCTCAAAGCTGGACTATGATGAGGAAATCAATGCTGTACTTAAGAAG GTCGAACCCAATGCGCATAAGATCGAGGAACATCGCAGGAAATATGACAGGCTGcggaaagagagagaagacaGGAAGATTGAGCGTGAGCGACAACGTCGTAAAGCTGAAGCTCAG GCTGCGTATGAAAAGGCCAAGAAGCAAGAGGAGTCATCTTCAAGTAGAAGACCAGGAGGCATGCCTGGCGGATTCCCCGGTGGTATGCCTGGCGGATTCCCCGGTGGTATGCCTGGCGGATTCCCCGGTGGTATGCCTGGAGGCTTTCCTGGAGGTATGCCTGGAGGATTTCCTGGGAGCATGCCTGGTGGTATGCCCGGGAATGTTGACTACAGCAAAATACTCAAT GATCCTGAGCTGATGGCAGCATTCAAGGACCCTGAAGTCATGGCTGCACTCCAAGATG